The following nucleotide sequence is from Chelonia mydas isolate rCheMyd1 chromosome 5, rCheMyd1.pri.v2, whole genome shotgun sequence.
CGCTGTGCCCACGGTGCCGCCCGAGGCACAGCGCGCTGCTCCGGGGGCCAGGTGAGGAGACTCGGGATATGGGGAGGGACAGAGCGGGGCACACGGGGCTGCTgcgcggggggaaggggggagtgtCACACAAACTGGGGTTCCGAAGGGCTATTGGGGGAacactgggctggggcacaggagctggcaggggtgctgagagccattgaatcaagctgtaaaccctgtataggatgagaaccgcttcaagccagggggtgctgcagcacctctggGAGCCATTGGGGTGACaacattgagccaggggctgaatgggagtgaggggtgcagggccatgTAGGGACAGGGGGTGTGTAGGGGTGCAGCGACACAGGACCagaggggcagatgtgcctgactgagtgggagaggctaggggtcagccaggatctGCATGAGGGAGGCTCCACAACTCCCTAAcaatctcctcccccccccgcgaccaaaaaaaaaaaaaagttccagacTTCTCTCACCCACACTCAACAAACCCGCAGGTTCACTCCCTAGTACTTTCCCAACGATTACGTCcccttccctcagctcctccatcaCCCCTGTAAGTCCCCCAAACCTTTGCACTGCTACTCAGGGGGTGCCAGAAATTTCTctgtcacacatacacacacacagtctgccccacccctccatctATGAGGAAATTGCTGACTCCTTCTTATTGGGGTGAACATTAATCTAGGGAGCCTCCCCTTTGAAGTCTTATGGCTCCCACTATCGGTGCGCCCAAGCTGCGAAGGCTTATGCCTGTAAGTAGTTCTGTTAttgtcaatgggacaactcaggTGTGTAAGGTTCGTCACACAGGCATgggggtttgcaggattgggcctaaaatTTAGAGATTTTAGAAAACAACGATGGCATAACAGGCTAAATTCTAAAACTCTTGGTCTTGTCTGCTCAGGGAAATTGACTGGAATCGGTAACGCAAAATAAACTTCCTCCTATTCCCCTGTGATTCTTACTGCCTTACAGGCACTGAACAATTTTACTGTGGCATTTTAGCTATAATCTCACTTTGCCCTCTAGTGCCCAATGTAACATAGTTTCTGCATTGCACAGTACACCTTTGATTGAAATAATTTCCATACATTTGTAGTCAGCAGAGATTACATTGCAAAAAATAAGAGAGGTTGACTAGGAACTGAAAAGAGAAGCTAAATAAGCTGAGAGTTTATAGAATGATTAGAGGACCCTGTGCTAATATTCTGTCACTTCTCACCAGCTGAGAAGGGTTGGATTGGATTGATGCTTGAATGGAAAATCCTCGAAACAACCTCAGTGCTTTATAACATGATGTTCATGATGTCATAGATAACACTTCTATCAGAGGGCTCATTCCTGAAGTCCTTAtgcattcccattgatttcaaaagcaaTTTTGCCTGCTTAAGAACTACAAAATCAAGCTCCTGTACTGAGAATATGCACAGCAGGATGCTGGGAAGTACTGTGGTGTGCAGTCTGTCATTAAAGATCCTATGCATCTTTTCTTGTGTGTTAATGGACAAATTAATTTTGAAGTAATTCTTTTCAGCTTTCCTAAATCTCCCCCCAGTTTCAGTTGGATATTTACcgtattcttcacttcctttctTAAACTGTTGTGTAGTTTTATCATATGCTCTTTAATAATTACTGTGAGTTCcaacatttaacattttaatgtaacttttacATTTCAATAAAATTTGGCATTGAGATTTCAACATACTATGTTGCAGCAGCATGCTAGTGTATctgaaacagaaagtgaaactgactaactGATTTTCATAGTGTAGGCTTCAAAAAGTACACAAAGTAGCCAAACAATAGAAATAACCATACATTTGTGTTTAAACATTCTTGCAGCTGTAATATTAAAGTGTATTGTTAGTAACATGAGCAAAGAAAGTTAATTTTATAAACCGTATTTTGACTAGTGTCTCATTAAAAAGAGGGTGGGTTTCTGTCTTCGCTTTGTTTCCtcaatctttcttttttgttctccCAAATCCTGATTCCTTCTGTACTTCATTGCATTTGTGATGTTTCTGTTTCAGATCTGCTGTCCTTGGACCTTAGTCTTTTTAGCTGATTCttgatttttttgcttttatcCACAACTGGATATCAGGGACAAAAGTTAGTAGGTACATCCTGCAAAGAGACCTGTGACACCTGTACTGTCTTAATGGCTGTGGAGTATCATTGTCTTcattgttttccactgaatgcatctgatgaagtgagctgtagctcacgaaagcttatgctcaaataaattggttagtctctaaggtgccacaagtcctccttttctttttgcggatacagactaacacggctgctactctgaaaattgtcttCATTGTTATCCTTGATCTTTTATCAGATTGAATTTTACCATTACAACTTTGCATCCTGGTTTCTTGAACTGCTGAAGATGTGCTTTCCCCTGAATAACACACATCAAGTTACGAGGGGAAAACTAGGAGCTAAAGCTGATTGAATTATCAGTGAATATTTACACAAGGGTAAATTCTGGACCCATATAAGTCAATGGCAGATTTGTCATTGAGTTCAACAgagcccaggatttcacccctagtaaGTTTAGCATTTTGAGGAACTCGTTTACTTTGTAACTATTATGTTCAGGACCATGTGGCTTTTGTGTAAAATATGTTGgaatcaatgttccctctaatttttgacaggccatgtgcacaaaaaatttcttctgtgcaaatttttgacaggccgtgtgtgcaaaaaaattcatctgtgcaaatttttgtgcgtgtggTGTTTCAccatgtgcacggggtttaggatctgtgtgcgcacgcacacacgcacagcttagagggaacagtggttggAATACCAAAGGCTAACTCTTGCCACTGGTTGCACTTCCAAACAAAGGGTAAGGGACAGAAAATTTTAAGTAGTAATTAAACAGTGTGAGTAGCGGTGTGTGAGATTTCAGCAGCCAGCTTgaagacacacacagagcactaAGAGGTGTAGTTGGCTAACATCGCCCtaaggtgtgtctacacagggaaaataAGGCAGGGTATGAATTTAAAACATGATGGGTGTGCTGGAATACCTCCCTGTATCGACACTCATATGCTGCTCTGGTCAATTTCCCtctgtagacaaacccttagaggATAACTTGAAGGGCTTGAACAAAGCAAACATTGAAATTAATCAGACACAATATCAGATacagcggcaaagagtcctgtggtaccttataaactaacagatgtattggagcataagctttcgtgggtgaataaatctgacgaagtgggtattcacccacgaaagcttctgctccaatacgtctgttagtctctgaggtgccacaggactctttgctgcttttacagatccagactaacatggctacccctctaatATCAGATACATTACTGGAAATAGCATATCTTGAAAGAGTGatgaattattttaaacaaaaatataatttaaacaaatatagcagaaaaatacaattattttatttttaatccaaataATTGATTTACATGATTCCTGGTCATGGCTTGGTGGTTGCTTCAGAATTAAGAGATCTTGTGTAGGCAGGTGAAATGGGAACTAAAATAAATAGCACACTTTTCTCAGAAGGGAACACTACAGCAATAATGTTAATTGCCACAAAATTACCACTTTCCTATGCAGTCACAGTTTCTGAAAATTATGTGGGTTATTTTATGGTCAGTGTGCAATTATTTGTTTAATAAAGTTTTATTGTTtaggaataaaatatttctttgcaATAATTTAAATGCAACAATACATAATTGGCAAATATAAATAGTAATAGAAATTCAGTGAAATTTAACTAGAATCATTTTCACAATGAAGGTAGATAACTtaaaatgaattctttttttttttctgattccaATTCTCAGATCAAAATGTGTATACCTTAGTTTCTAAGCCTTCTTATAACTTTGTCAATAAACTGAAGACATCTCCTCATTTCCAGGCGGATGATCTCCCAGGAACACAGGCTGTATTGTTTGTCTTTTAGAAAATTATCTATCTTTTGGAAGTACTTTTTCAGTTTCAGTCTAATGATTTCCTCCTTCCTTGAGTAGGGTTGTTTCTTCTCCATCTTCTCTGTCAAACATGCTTCCAGATGCTCAATTTGCTGATTAAGTCTATTTTGGAATCTTTCAAGAGCTCTTCCATCCCAGGCAGCTAAGGTTAGATTTTTGGTAAAGACATAGAAGGTCTGTTGCAGGATCTCCTGGATTTCCACCTTGGCATTCTCTTTCTGTCTCAGCTTTAGAAACTGCTCAGGGAACTTGAAGTGCATTTTCTCACTTTGACACTGCTCAGGAAATTGTTGACCCATTTTGTTCAGAAGGTGTAAATTCCCCTGGATCACTTTGTTGTGCAGAAGGGGAAGAGTATTACAATCCAGAGTTGAGATTTTGGTGGTGCACAGCAACACAAGGCTAATTTGCAGCAAACAAAAAGTGGTCATGATAATGATGATGTCTTACACTTCTCAACTGAGTATAAATCCAGACAGACACACTGGAATGTTTTGAAGGTCTTTTGTAGATGCCTGACTTTTTCTTCCATAGCTATAAACTTAATTATTCGTTAGGAGAAGttttctttcatcatttttggtTTTCAAGGATTTTCCCCAATGTTTTTGAAACTTACCACTTTCACTTTCTGCTTAATGACTTCATTGTCTTGTaccactttcctttctcttttgatcagaaaattaaaatatggtATCTCCccttaggtcatctagtccacacTCCTGCCAATTCTCTATTGCAGATTTACTCTGGATTGAAAGAGGTCTCAAAGAAGTGCCAGATCTGTTATGGAAATTTCATTAGTTCTTAATATTTTAGCACCAGAAGAGCTTGTTTAAATACATGTATAATGTTATCATTTCCCTGTGGGGACAGGAAAGTTTTTAACACTATTTAGCAGGACTTACTCTTCCTGAAATTCAGTTAAgcagtctctgcctcagttccccatctgtaaaaatggtatATTTCTGTTCTCCTTTGCTTTGTTTAATCTGATGTGAGGAAGTGTGAATAGAAAAGCAGAGAGGGCTGCTGTTTAGGAATTTGTATAGTAAGCTTGTGGCAATGTCATTGATATTAGGATCTTGATAAGTAATGCTCAATTTTAGGTTTcttctgctgttttcctttctttctgttttctccTGTGCTAGTTTCTGGTCACCTCTCACTAGCCAAACAGAGTTGGACTGGCTTGATTCTTAAATGAGGGAGAGTGCTCATCTTTCCCCCACTTTCCCTCAAGCTTTCAAAGAACACTTCAGAGCTTCAGGAGTGGTATTAATAATGCAAAAACAGACAGTCTTATCTGAAGGTCTATTTTTGCAGgtaaattcccattgacctcagtggaagttttgccagcTTAGGCCCCTCTTGAGTAGGCCCTCAGTGTGTTTTGAATCCATGCACAGCTTGCTGTCAGAGGGCAAGTTTTACATAAGATGTATTACATGGGTCTTTAGTATTCTCTATTATGTTAGAGAGCTGTATTTAAATGTTGTGTTGTTTTAATCTTGGAAACTATTTGGTTATAAAGCAAACAATCAATAAGAGTGTCTTCTGAAACAGCCTGTCATTTCCCCTTGTTAAGGGAATATGACTATATTCTTTACAGagaaaaatctcaattttaaaTCTACCCAAAGAATTATAGAAATATTCTTAATGGGAATGATTTCTCTTATAAGTACTCAATCTTCAGTTGTTTAACTTTAGTGGAAACATGTATAGTTGGGAAATTTTTTAGTTCTAACCTCATATTTCCACTTAAAAGCAAAAATCTTTGTTTATTCCTTAAATGTTCGATATGGTATAGACTCACCTTGTGATgttcatttgcaaatgttttgtatttaaatgaaaacatctAAAATAACTTGCTGATATCATTATGTGAACAGTGAGATTTTATGTATCAATATAGAATCAAATTACCTGGTAATTGGCTAAGAAGTCACAAgtataaaattatttatattaactGGGGAATTAGTTATCAGACACCGCTTAAATAACTTTCTCACCATGCTCAAAGACAGAAAGCACCTCTCTAAGAATTGTTAAGAGAAAGTGTCTTCTTTGATGATCATTTAAGTTTAAagactgttttaaaaatcttttaagttTAGAAAGACTTTTAAAGCTGAAAGgctttttttagacaaaggagtCATTTGAAACATATTTCAACTCCTATTAAATACTGAGGGAACTAAAGGAATATCTCAGCAAATGAGCTAAACAAAAGTTAAAATTCTAATGTCAATGATGTTCTGAGAATTTTCTTGTCACAAAGTCAAAAGGAAGATGACCATAAAATTAAAGATGATTTACAGTCCTGCTACATGTGCATTGGTAGATTGTGTATGAGCTGAAGAAGCTACCAGGACATTATAGTCTTGAATCAATGAAAAGGTGATAGCAGCTGATATTTCAATCCAGCCAAGCCCCTGAAAGAGTTGTCTTTTAATATCACATATAGactgtgaaaagaaaaaagtgtaaaTCTCTCTAAATCTAGCACTTCCTTTCACTATTCAGTGCATCTTGGTGTAACACAGTGAACACAACTGGAATGCATGCAGATAATtctcagtggctattgccagcttGAGGGAGGAAGCGTTAAGATTGCATTGTCATGTACCTTAATtgtgtatttcctggttttcagaagtttcgtaagccatggcattaagggtagatggggtctcccaggatcacaataggcatttcaacttcccctacggtgatcttcttgtccgggaagaaagtccctgcttgcagcttcctgagcaGGCTAGtattctgaaagatgcatgcgtcacgcacctttccggaccagcctgtgttaatgtctgtggAAACTCCCATGGTGATctacaagcgcctggagaaccatagagaaataccccttaatgtactcagtggctaggtggtctggtgccagaactggaatatgcgtgccatctatcacccctccacagttagggaagcccatttatgcaaagccatccacaatgtcaggcacgttgcccagagtcacattctttcggagcaggatgccattaatggccctgcacacttccatcaacacaagtCCACCGGTTGACTTTcacactccgaactggttagtgaccgatcggtagcagtctggagtagccagctttcaCAGGGCAATCACCATGcgcttctccaatggcagggcagctctcattcttgtgtccttgtgctgcagggctggggcgagctcctcacacagttccattaatgtggctttcctcatccaaaagttcttcagccactgctcgtcatcccagacatgcatgacgATGTGGTTCCagcactcagtgcttgtttcccgagcctaAAAGTGGGTTTCCACTGTGGTTAGCaactctgtgaatgccacaagcaatctcatgtcgtagctactacacgtggcgagatcaatgtcacactcctcttgcctttgcagtttaaggaataactccactgccacttgtgacgtGTTAGTCAGAGCAAACAGCATTACTGGTCAACagtgtgggatccattcctgcagaccaaagaggcagagcgtgcagtacacaaacggttgaaagatggcaccaaatgtggatggaagcacagggattgctgggatgcgaagcaatgcatcatggggcattgggacaggacccaggatgccccttgaccccctccgccttcccacaatggggcaccttgacagcagaaaggtgcggttcaacaacaggttgagcaagtgcagaatgactgttgagtgatatcttgctgctgagggtgagcagggaatcaagggagggtcttctccaagaaaGCAGCATCCGCCTTGGCCCTTGtgcggctcgcctgtgtgcagcaatggtggaccccccccccccccccccgcctcccatgATGGCAGAGTGGtgcgggaaagttacccttaatggggcaagaaccaaagcagctctgccaaagaacctgcaccagcggattgcccagtatctctgTGAGAGTTTCCTgcagatctctgaggcagattcccatgaagtgagggagtcaatcaacaccctgttccacctcTCAGACCACGCATGTGGTGGTATGCGCATCATAcagagacaagcctgctttctgcaacctttCTGCCCCCAAAaactcgcttcagcgattcccaaaatcaaagccacttaccaggggcctcctctcctgtttgcacttcgccAAACTCCAACAGCTGCGACTGGCTAGactcctccagggtagagaagagctctggGTTGCATGTACCTCTGAcgtctgagtcatcctctgcctctgggtccctctccccctcctcatcccaagatttcctcctcccgGCTTGGttcactctcgactggcacgcaagccaccgaagtatccacagtggccgtcacagtggaggtggggtcaccgcacagtatcacgtccagctctttgtagaaccagcagctcatgggcacagcaccggagcggcggtttgcctcctgtgccttgtggtaggccttctgcagctccttcactttgacacTGCACTgtagtgtgtcccggtcatggcccctttctgtcatgcatcgtgaaatctgtctgtaggtatcataattcctatggctggagcgcagttGGGACTGGACGGCTGCCTCTCCCTAAGTGCCAATGAGGTCCAGCAGcctggcattgctccaagtgagggatcgcctggtgcgtggagcaggcatggccacctggaaagatgggTGGAGACCGCTGCACgtatcaccgagcaaacaggaaggggactttcaaatttgcaaaggaatttacgggtggggatgacagttggtcgcctgagggcagggcagtagattcaaactgatgaccagagaggtgagaacaggcattgtgggacacctcccgcaGGCCAATTGCAGCGCTGTCATTGACCAGGGTGTCTGCACCGGCACCACAGCGCTGTAACCCCCGCGCAGAAAGCTCTACACCTCTcgtcggggtgggtttttttacagtgctgcaactgtgcagtttctgcacactaagtggcttggcagtgtgttcACCTCCGGAGTTAtgctgcagaaagctgctttactgcgcaaaaacttgccagtgtagacaaggcctaactcaAAGTGACACTGTTAAATACCAGGTTTgaagagattgtttagcataagtagttaacgcatttcaagggatcattcaaCGTGAAGTGGACCGTTATACCCCCTCCATTTGCCATGCACCAATCCTGAACTGGAAACctttttaaagtcacattttcaatATCCCAAGGCGGGCTGTGGGAGCCGTGCACTTGCTGGGTAAATGGTGAATGACTGGGATCAGTTGTGCAGTGGGGATGATCAGAGCCAGAGTTTGAGCCCCAGTTCTGTgcaccgaaaaaaaaaaaaaaagttgaatgtGTCAGCTTTAAGAAATGCTGTATCTTGGGAACTCCCTTGCTCCGTTGACCCCCAAAGTCGGATCAGTAACCCTACCCGAGAAGACACCCCAAACATCAAGGCAATCCACCTAAGCATGTAGAGTTTAGAATTGTCCTTTAAATAGGAACCTCTCAACCTTAGTTAGCAGAGGgtggcatggaggaacattcaggAGAGCATGGCAGGGCCTGGGTCAGCCCCCCCAGGGGACGTGgggggagtgccacccagccctgccacaaGCTGCATCCCCGCTGCACTCAGCCTTtacctcagccctgctcctggccccagctccagcctctcaccctggctctgagggggaggggcagcacacATATTACATTATGGGTAAGGGGGGGTGTGTGCACaacaaaaaaattagttttgggaCCACCTTTCTAGCCTATACATTTTTAGTGTTCTTTGCAATAGTTTCTTGGTACTCAACACTGTTAGGATataggcctgtctgtaaaggtctatactttaagaatttagctATAtgtttatcacttagctagttataaaggtataaaagaaagaatctgtgtaagggccttctctcactgtgacagtctgaggccctggtttttaagctaaggcctttggctaagcagcagagggagccataagctgggaagcgcaCGATCACACTCTCGTagtccaaactagtcacattgaaagaaggtgctattgggttgttaggaatacaatcctgtcctgataatacCTATCGCCTCCAGATaaaaatggttaaagaaaacttagtttgatagcatcctgtctggcaagaaatcacttctcaatagctgtggttgtgaaacccccatttctgtatgttttatctttatggcccccacttttctattgttaatctgtctgg
It contains:
- the LOC102940750 gene encoding interferon kappa, which translates into the protein MTTFCLLQISLVLLCTTKISTLDCNTLPLLHNKVIQGNLHLLNKMGQQFPEQCQSEKMHFKFPEQFLKLRQKENAKVEIQEILQQTFYVFTKNLTLAAWDGRALERFQNRLNQQIEHLEACLTEKMEKKQPYSRKEEIIRLKLKKYFQKIDNFLKDKQYSLCSWEIIRLEMRRCLQFIDKVIRRLRN